One Entomomonas asaccharolytica DNA segment encodes these proteins:
- a CDS encoding TIGR03747 family integrating conjugative element membrane protein produces MSSTVSEAQRIQAKPKGFIGKTINLPFAILGLLLVSLLLSIVFEWIGIFFFWSEEGWHHSQMMFNTELGWLNDNFKQSLVVSEPGSTIVWLLELIYEWLFVKTGFVDFTSSARVSSQQGNDVATIYILIEDYLVAIIYVTLTFIVRVMVLVLSIPLFMMAMLTGFTEGLVRRDLRRFGAGRESSFIYHRAKRLITPLLIAPWFIYLSCPVSVNPVWVLIPCAIALGIAVTVTAATFKKYL; encoded by the coding sequence ATGAGTAGCACAGTATCTGAAGCACAAAGAATACAAGCTAAACCCAAAGGTTTTATTGGAAAAACAATCAACTTACCCTTTGCAATATTAGGACTACTGCTAGTCTCATTATTACTCTCCATTGTCTTTGAATGGATCGGTATATTCTTCTTTTGGAGTGAAGAGGGTTGGCATCATAGTCAAATGATGTTTAATACAGAATTAGGATGGTTGAATGATAACTTTAAGCAATCATTGGTAGTGAGTGAACCAGGCTCTACAATTGTTTGGCTATTAGAATTAATTTATGAATGGTTATTTGTTAAAACAGGATTTGTAGATTTTACCTCTAGTGCAAGGGTTAGCAGTCAACAAGGCAATGATGTAGCGACAATCTATATTCTGATTGAAGACTACTTAGTTGCCATTATTTATGTCACCTTAACCTTTATTGTAAGGGTAATGGTATTAGTTCTATCAATCCCTTTATTTATGATGGCCATGTTAACAGGCTTTACTGAAGGACTAGTAAGGCGTGATTTAAGACGTTTTGGAGCAGGGCGAGAATCAAGTTTTATCTATCATAGAGCTAAACGATTGATTACCCCCTTATTGATAGCACCTTGGTTCATTTACTTATCCTGTCCAGTATCTGTCAATCCTGTATGGGTGTTAATACCCTGTGCCATTGCATTAGGTATTGCAGTTACAGTGACTGCTGCTACCTTTAAAAAATACCTTTAA
- a CDS encoding PcfJ domain-containing protein, whose product MTIEIEKLSTKYSASQIEHALLWKERFKKCADNPDKFEKNFLKDYLDITNRHYFWFYQISDTEVILRLFDYFLYYDGQFIRGVANTYRKASPKKLTKRYITQCKEMVIEQGCYYDPLIPSTSFTDKFRENIASYTKYIYYTLLVKKYFKVVDKHYHNAYNIDKEIWNQFHTNTTRFIRGKNYYFLRLAAFKLKLFNQALNPNILKLIRSVRCPTYRLYNWVAEGNSSYREQLIRAQPVLVPMLVLHDVTDIHPLKELLLYLQTNNYPWKLLNNIKKPDLIEKDYIDYKLPYKIKGEPQYLFNLFGVVADRQLPLNEVLSFFFRTPSIKEISYIGKMRVYDLGGAISYTHYNIYDWLFDGTKLGNIKPKNKKEWQAWRKLYWKYEEFITKRPDLISFFKGVKNPLNEGMFDEYKRTKEDYMEMIRNLSTTRLGGDNLFYELRDKLESHLSYIQLKNILIKYHKVLPKLQAKLTQELTGLNQGNSWQPMLNQNNLIAPNKVVITELLTPEALEKEGRSMKHCVASYFSSCFEGYCRIISFRKEGKSLATAEFNIQTVQQGDSYIDEIQCRQFRGFGNKETPKEADEAYRWFSKYYLSTSSSIINLDWPDESYKIDGLRYFRNKLSDELRHWLKGIIL is encoded by the coding sequence ATGACTATAGAGATCGAGAAACTTTCAACTAAATATTCTGCAAGCCAAATAGAACATGCATTACTATGGAAAGAACGATTTAAAAAATGTGCAGATAATCCTGATAAATTTGAAAAAAACTTTCTTAAAGATTACTTAGACATAACTAATAGACACTACTTCTGGTTTTACCAGATTAGTGATACAGAAGTTATATTACGTCTCTTTGATTATTTCTTATATTACGATGGTCAATTTATACGTGGTGTAGCTAATACCTATCGTAAAGCCAGTCCTAAAAAATTAACCAAAAGATATATAACCCAATGTAAAGAGATGGTTATAGAGCAAGGTTGCTACTATGATCCGCTTATCCCTAGTACAAGCTTTACTGACAAATTTCGAGAAAATATAGCGAGCTATACGAAATATATTTATTACACATTGCTTGTTAAGAAGTATTTTAAAGTAGTAGATAAGCATTATCACAATGCATACAATATTGATAAAGAGATATGGAATCAGTTTCATACTAATACAACGAGGTTTATCAGAGGTAAGAATTATTATTTTCTTCGTTTGGCAGCCTTTAAGTTAAAGCTTTTTAATCAAGCATTAAACCCCAATATTTTAAAACTTATACGATCAGTTAGGTGTCCTACCTATCGGTTGTATAATTGGGTTGCTGAAGGCAACTCATCTTATCGAGAACAACTGATTAGGGCACAACCTGTATTGGTACCTATGCTAGTATTACATGATGTGACAGATATACACCCATTAAAAGAACTTTTACTTTATTTACAAACCAATAACTACCCTTGGAAACTATTAAATAACATAAAGAAACCTGATCTAATTGAAAAAGATTATATTGATTATAAGTTACCCTACAAGATTAAAGGTGAACCACAATATTTGTTCAACTTATTTGGAGTAGTAGCAGATAGACAGCTACCTTTAAATGAAGTATTAAGTTTCTTTTTTAGAACACCCTCAATTAAAGAGATTAGCTATATAGGTAAAATGAGAGTGTATGATCTAGGAGGAGCCATTTCTTATACTCATTATAATATCTATGATTGGTTATTTGATGGTACTAAACTGGGTAATATAAAACCAAAAAATAAAAAAGAGTGGCAAGCATGGCGAAAATTATATTGGAAATATGAAGAATTTATAACAAAACGTCCAGATTTGATTAGTTTTTTCAAAGGAGTCAAAAACCCTCTGAATGAAGGGATGTTTGATGAATATAAAAGAACTAAAGAAGATTATATGGAAATGATACGTAATTTATCTACTACACGTTTAGGGGGTGATAATCTCTTTTATGAACTAAGAGATAAATTAGAAAGTCATTTAAGCTACATCCAATTAAAAAATATTCTAATTAAATACCATAAAGTATTGCCCAAGCTACAGGCTAAATTGACACAGGAGCTAACAGGCCTTAATCAGGGTAATTCATGGCAACCCATGTTAAACCAAAATAATCTAATAGCACCCAACAAAGTGGTTATCACAGAATTATTAACACCAGAAGCTTTAGAGAAGGAGGGACGTAGTATGAAACATTGCGTTGCCTCTTATTTTTCATCCTGTTTTGAAGGATATTGTCGGATTATTTCTTTTAGAAAAGAAGGTAAATCATTAGCTACTGCTGAGTTTAATATTCAGACTGTTCAACAGGGTGATAGTTACATTGATGAAATACAATGTAGGCAATTTAGAGGCTTTGGTAATAAAGAGACCCCTAAAGAAGCTGACGAGGCATATAGGTGGTTTAGCAAATATTATCTAAGTACTTCATCATCTATTATTAACCTAGACTGGCCAGATGAAAGTTATAAAATTGATGGACTACGTTATTTTCGTAATAAACTTTCGGATGAATTAAGGCATTGGTTAAAGGGTATTATCTTATAA
- a CDS encoding YadA-like family protein, whose product MKNVKKKGLFIISVLALTIANTHARTVNVVMPDNVLHGDGNVITNADKSVNIGWGDRITDVTNTNSIGSNNTINTATDSNVNGIGNNVENATGTSAMGNSNTIKDTENSQVIGNNNTVSGSNNIAIGNNNNVSGENSMAIGGGTASNGGIAIGSGSTANREDEVNFGDRQLTGIKAGVADTDAVNVGQLNSKASETLQNANNYTDSRVPTIINEANQYTDYQYNQAIDQLFQKNRGYIDSQINRLDKKIDNYRNDAFAGVAGALAIASIPKKEGYQTSYGVGVANFRNQQAIAAGIEHNTSTRTVMKFNFSSDTKGGIGLGAGFAIGH is encoded by the coding sequence ATGAAAAATGTTAAAAAGAAAGGTTTATTTATTATTAGTGTATTAGCTTTAACAATTGCTAATACTCATGCTAGAACAGTTAATGTGGTTATGCCAGATAATGTGCTACATGGTGATGGCAATGTCATCACTAATGCAGATAAAAGTGTCAATATTGGGTGGGGTGATCGCATTACAGATGTAACCAATACTAACAGCATTGGTTCAAATAATACGATCAATACAGCGACTGATAGTAATGTTAATGGGATTGGAAATAATGTAGAAAATGCCACTGGCACCTCGGCAATGGGCAATAGCAATACAATTAAAGATACAGAAAATAGCCAAGTTATTGGCAACAACAATACTGTTTCAGGTTCAAACAATATTGCTATCGGTAACAACAATAATGTATCAGGCGAAAATAGCATGGCCATTGGAGGTGGTACTGCTAGTAATGGGGGTATTGCCATTGGCAGTGGGTCAACAGCCAATCGAGAAGATGAAGTCAACTTTGGAGATCGTCAACTTACTGGTATCAAAGCAGGTGTGGCAGATACTGATGCAGTAAATGTTGGTCAGCTTAATAGTAAAGCGAGTGAAACACTTCAAAATGCAAATAACTACACTGATAGCAGAGTACCTACTATTATCAACGAAGCTAATCAATATACTGATTACCAATACAATCAGGCAATTGATCAACTTTTTCAGAAAAATCGTGGCTATATCGATAGTCAGATAAATCGCTTAGATAAAAAAATTGATAACTATCGAAATGATGCTTTTGCAGGGGTGGCAGGTGCGTTAGCTATTGCTTCTATTCCGAAAAAGGAAGGCTATCAAACCTCTTATGGCGTAGGTGTTGCTAACTTTCGTAATCAACAAGCCATAGCAGCTGGCATTGAACACAACACCAGTACTAGAACTGTCATGAAATTTAACTTCTCCTCGGATACTAAAGGTGGAATCGGTCTAGGCGCAGGTTTTGCCATAGGGCATTAA
- a CDS encoding DUF3577 domain-containing protein: MTNQTQQTTQYFNVHTTGLGYVNRIREVKPENGGKPFWSCTVAVLRGASDNVKYTYIDCRVSGEEALSLVKRLKKTVDEAIKEGKAEPKLLIGFTIGDIYPESFTYESGDKKGKTGVNIKGRLLRISSIKKDGETVYQAPKKEEADPEVPVDNIPAEQIEQAQLQNDVPTTPAPSEQPAQEEAEEMAAF, from the coding sequence ATGACTAATCAAACTCAACAAACTACTCAATACTTCAACGTTCACACTACTGGTCTTGGTTATGTAAACCGTATTCGTGAAGTAAAACCTGAAAATGGTGGTAAGCCATTTTGGTCTTGTACTGTTGCAGTATTAAGAGGTGCATCTGATAACGTTAAGTATACCTATATCGACTGTCGTGTTTCTGGTGAAGAAGCGTTAAGTTTAGTTAAACGCCTTAAAAAGACAGTTGATGAAGCTATCAAAGAGGGTAAGGCTGAACCAAAGCTATTAATCGGCTTTACTATTGGCGATATCTATCCTGAATCATTTACTTATGAATCAGGCGATAAAAAAGGTAAAACTGGTGTAAATATCAAAGGTAGACTACTTCGTATATCTTCTATCAAAAAAGATGGTGAAACAGTTTATCAAGCACCTAAGAAAGAGGAAGCTGATCCAGAAGTTCCAGTAGATAATATTCCTGCTGAACAAATAGAACAAGCTCAACTTCAAAATGATGTTCCAACAACTCCAGCACCTTCTGAGCAACCTGCTCAAGAAGAAGCTGAAGAAATGGCAGCATTTTAA
- a CDS encoding DUF7673 family protein — protein MIADRQTPAICLSSHQLKALCTNTHPSEEQLNALIRLWIVARNSTSQNKRIASFLLNFWGGSYYKFDMTELKTMEKDLLDDCLTVIQLLSTSSQSLTQLLGVTEDMLQALANHHKIRPFYITKK, from the coding sequence ATGATTGCTGATCGTCAAACTCCTGCTATCTGTTTATCTAGTCATCAACTTAAGGCTTTATGTACTAATACACATCCATCTGAAGAACAGCTTAATGCTTTAATTAGATTATGGATTGTAGCACGTAATAGTACTTCTCAAAATAAGCGTATAGCATCATTTTTACTAAACTTTTGGGGTGGTAGTTACTATAAGTTTGATATGACAGAGTTAAAAACAATGGAAAAGGACTTATTGGATGACTGTTTAACAGTAATTCAGTTACTAAGTACGAGTAGCCAATCACTGACACAGCTTTTAGGTGTGACAGAAGATATGCTTCAAGCTCTAGCCAATCATCATAAAATAAGACCTTTCTATATAACTAAGAAATAA
- the pilL2 gene encoding PFGI-1 class ICE element type IV pilus protein PilL2 yields MKQCIVIISLGLLISLTGCSSKDTTQKSTQQPNIIITDNDQNGGFRNPEPLAPDLYPQGSEPTPEPIIRYGRYNLASAKPTAEQQDLMAQIITTNIPITITNPTVMDAMDYVMQRSGYNLCPSSTSKEIRTLYSRNLPAAHYKLGPITLRNALQVLAGPAFQVNVDEVNRKVCFDVREDYKLPEATSSIKQIAANDAYLATQSTLKNKNNKPVAEQKEGDNNK; encoded by the coding sequence ATGAAACAGTGCATTGTAATCATCTCACTAGGCTTATTAATCAGTCTAACAGGTTGTTCAAGTAAAGATACAACCCAAAAATCAACACAACAACCCAATATCATTATTACAGATAATGACCAAAATGGTGGCTTTCGTAATCCTGAGCCATTAGCCCCTGATCTTTATCCACAAGGTTCTGAACCAACACCAGAACCTATTATTCGCTATGGTCGATATAATTTAGCCAGTGCCAAGCCTACAGCAGAACAACAAGATTTGATGGCACAAATTATTACTACCAATATTCCCATAACTATTACTAATCCAACTGTGATGGATGCGATGGATTATGTTATGCAAAGATCAGGATATAACCTTTGCCCATCTAGTACGAGTAAAGAAATTCGTACTCTCTACTCAAGAAACTTACCTGCTGCACATTACAAGCTTGGTCCTATTACCTTAAGAAATGCTTTACAAGTTTTAGCAGGTCCTGCTTTCCAAGTGAATGTTGATGAAGTTAACCGTAAGGTTTGTTTTGATGTTAGGGAAGATTACAAATTACCAGAAGCTACATCTAGCATTAAACAAATCGCTGCTAACGATGCTTACTTAGCTACACAGTCCACATTAAAAAATAAAAACAACAAACCTGTAGCAGAGCAAAAAGAAGGGGATAACAACAAATGA
- a CDS encoding tetratricopeptide repeat protein: MKTIFIKLLNFLLASLIVVCFSSISYGNDDQSIDEIMIKAESHFKQKDYQQALPWYLKAADKGNSKAMAHVGLVYYFQKDYQQAMQWFLKANDNGYTEAINYIAYLYKEGYGVTQDYDQAMQWYLKGVDKENSTAMYNIGYMYSQGEGVKHSSEQALAWYKKAIDKGNIQAIYNMGSLYEWGIYVKQDYELAIVWYKKAAEKGNMYAMANIAYIYEKKLNDLDSAIYWYKKALDNGYLMATLDLKRLQESAP; this comes from the coding sequence ATGAAAACTATATTTATTAAACTATTAAATTTCCTTTTAGCTAGTTTAATAGTTGTTTGTTTTAGTTCTATTAGTTATGGAAATGATGATCAATCTATTGATGAGATTATGATTAAGGCTGAAAGTCATTTTAAACAAAAAGATTATCAGCAAGCTTTACCTTGGTATCTTAAGGCAGCAGATAAAGGAAATAGTAAAGCTATGGCTCATGTTGGTCTTGTCTATTATTTTCAGAAAGATTATCAACAAGCTATGCAATGGTTTTTAAAAGCTAATGATAACGGATATACAGAGGCCATCAATTATATTGCTTATTTGTATAAAGAAGGTTATGGAGTAACACAAGATTACGATCAAGCTATGCAATGGTATCTAAAAGGTGTAGACAAAGAAAATAGCACAGCTATGTATAATATTGGTTATATGTATTCTCAAGGTGAAGGTGTCAAACATAGTAGTGAACAAGCTTTGGCATGGTATAAAAAGGCTATTGATAAAGGTAATATTCAAGCCATATATAATATGGGTTCCCTATATGAGTGGGGAATATATGTTAAACAGGATTATGAACTAGCTATAGTATGGTATAAAAAAGCTGCTGAAAAAGGTAATATGTATGCAATGGCTAATATTGCTTATATTTATGAAAAGAAACTAAACGACCTAGATAGTGCAATATACTGGTATAAAAAAGCTCTTGATAACGGTTACCTAATGGCAACTCTCGATTTAAAAAGATTACAAGAGAGTGCCCCTTAA
- a CDS encoding YadA-like family protein: protein MRNKLLLVLPLFMTNIAIAGNWSTILDVEVYGDGNGNNQSPYSVTNGYNNTLTDIDPGGETRSSESSMVTGSGNYFGTGEWNSAFGNNNTVRGSIWTNGANIFGNSNSTNTAHSNTIGNNNTVTGTGNITIGNNSTVSGTNSISLGSNNSASNGGIAIGSNSTASRTDEVNFGDRQLTGILAGQADTDGVNVSQMNSKALEVLDDAKQYTDDTFEDAKSVANSYTDQKIYELLNDSTIDFSKDNAYTTGRINQLNKKLEKIQKEVNAGISSAIASASVPQKLGKQVSFGMGVGTYKNEMAYALGVKWGITKRVALGSSIAFNTQKDTSLSLSLAYGF from the coding sequence ATGAGAAATAAATTGTTATTAGTTTTACCCTTATTTATGACGAATATAGCAATAGCAGGGAACTGGTCTACCATTTTAGATGTTGAGGTATATGGTGACGGAAATGGCAATAACCAGTCGCCATACTCCGTAACAAATGGTTATAACAATACCTTAACAGACATAGACCCTGGTGGGGAAACAAGAAGTTCAGAGTCGAGTATGGTCACAGGTTCTGGTAACTATTTTGGTACGGGGGAATGGAATAGTGCCTTTGGTAATAATAATACCGTCAGAGGCTCTATTTGGACAAATGGAGCTAATATTTTTGGCAACAGTAATAGTACCAATACTGCACACTCTAACACCATTGGCAATAACAACACTGTAACAGGTACAGGCAATATTACTATAGGCAATAATAGTACCGTTTCAGGAACCAATAGTATTTCGTTAGGGAGTAATAATAGTGCCTCCAATGGTGGTATAGCAATAGGTAGTAATTCAACTGCTAGTCGAACAGATGAAGTTAACTTTGGAGATCGTCAACTCACTGGCATATTAGCAGGGCAAGCGGATACTGATGGTGTTAATGTCAGTCAAATGAATAGTAAAGCACTGGAAGTATTGGATGATGCAAAACAGTATACCGATGATACCTTTGAAGATGCAAAATCAGTAGCCAATAGCTATACAGACCAAAAAATCTACGAATTGCTAAATGACAGCACTATCGACTTTTCCAAAGACAATGCTTATACCACAGGGCGTATTAATCAACTAAATAAAAAACTAGAAAAGATACAAAAAGAAGTCAATGCAGGTATCTCTTCAGCTATAGCTTCAGCCTCAGTACCCCAAAAATTAGGCAAGCAAGTTAGTTTCGGTATGGGGGTAGGTACCTACAAAAATGAAATGGCTTATGCCTTGGGTGTTAAGTGGGGTATTACCAAAAGAGTTGCATTAGGATCATCTATTGCTTTCAACACCCAGAAAGATACAAGTTTATCGTTATCACTGGCTTATGGCTTCTAA
- a CDS encoding integrating conjugative element protein produces the protein MYKLPLYLFISFTSLVATANDKLTIVADLGGESALQYYQTLNIQNDKKPVKPIPLVKVPYDERSVLPIVSKRLTPGKVEPRLINANGLIRPFFLVGDDDYSYQWLQNRADILRRLKAVGLIVNANNEASLKKIRTFLPDVTLLPVSGDDIADRFKLTHYPVLITATGIEQ, from the coding sequence ATGTACAAACTCCCTTTATACCTTTTTATTAGTTTCACAAGTTTAGTAGCTACAGCCAATGATAAGCTAACCATTGTAGCTGATCTTGGAGGTGAGTCAGCACTTCAGTACTATCAAACACTTAATATTCAAAATGATAAAAAGCCAGTTAAGCCCATTCCTCTTGTAAAAGTTCCTTATGATGAACGCTCAGTACTACCTATCGTGAGTAAACGATTAACACCAGGTAAGGTTGAGCCACGTTTGATCAATGCTAATGGCTTGATTAGGCCTTTTTTTCTCGTAGGTGATGATGATTATTCCTATCAATGGTTACAAAACAGGGCTGACATACTTAGACGTTTAAAAGCGGTTGGATTAATCGTTAATGCCAACAATGAAGCTTCATTAAAAAAGATCCGCACCTTTCTTCCTGATGTCACTTTATTACCTGTCTCAGGAGATGACATCGCAGATCGCTTTAAATTGACTCATTATCCAGTATTAATCACTGCCACTGGTATAGAACAATAA
- a CDS encoding TIGR03759 family integrating conjugative element protein, whose product MKYNYLLAYCLLTVSLTASAQLSVTSDKESFSFLNQQQLQGQTHAETKQTQSQITNSLKQQYAEQAAQWSLTEQEWEKFEAIKKGPRGYWSPNLDPLTALGMEAETDEERQRYAETQVKMEVARVERELAYQRAYNAAFKRLYPNMLPVQGMGTTKPLMSTSTATSNRLTVFVKQDCKPCEAKVKTLQKAGTGFDIYMVDSNNKDDVIRKWANKVGIQPQLVHRKQITLNHGEKLWKQVGRETDKLPITYLQANGQLVRQN is encoded by the coding sequence ATGAAATATAACTATTTACTAGCTTATTGTTTATTAACCGTTTCACTGACAGCTTCAGCACAACTATCTGTAACTAGTGATAAAGAAAGTTTTAGTTTTCTTAATCAACAACAACTGCAAGGACAGACTCACGCTGAGACTAAGCAAACTCAGTCGCAAATTACCAATAGCCTTAAACAACAATATGCAGAACAAGCAGCCCAATGGTCACTTACTGAACAAGAATGGGAAAAGTTTGAGGCAATTAAGAAAGGTCCTAGGGGATACTGGAGTCCTAATCTTGATCCATTAACCGCATTAGGTATGGAAGCTGAAACAGATGAGGAACGTCAACGTTATGCAGAAACTCAAGTAAAAATGGAAGTAGCCAGAGTTGAGCGAGAGCTAGCTTATCAACGCGCTTATAACGCAGCCTTTAAACGTCTTTATCCCAATATGCTACCTGTACAAGGCATGGGAACAACTAAACCTTTAATGAGTACTAGTACAGCTACCAGTAATCGTTTAACAGTATTTGTTAAACAAGACTGTAAGCCCTGTGAAGCAAAAGTTAAAACATTGCAAAAAGCAGGTACTGGTTTTGATATATACATGGTCGATAGCAATAACAAAGACGATGTAATCAGAAAGTGGGCCAATAAAGTTGGTATCCAACCACAGCTTGTTCATCGTAAACAAATTACCTTGAATCATGGAGAAAAGCTTTGGAAACAAGTAGGGAGGGAAACGGACAAATTGCCTATTACCTATCTTCAGGCTAATGGGCAATTGGTTCGTCAAAATTAA
- the traD gene encoding type IV conjugative transfer system coupling protein TraD: protein MAKKHILESKLRPPVELYTATVCFGSAALCLHSPWALALSPQIGIYTAIGFGCLGTIRAKQGYEVLRYHRNIKRLPTYEMTSKQIPISNKFLFMGKGFMWTREHTQRLIDSDDPNVQKYVTPSSFFNLARYLEKKFENTSLAPLTKLTQTDHWLNPVRPLPPVGGKSTIHGVEPNEVDAYLPLGERVGHTVVFGTTRVGKTRLCEVYVTQDIHRGEVVIVFDPKGDADLLKRMYAECKRAGRLNEFYMFHLGHPEISARYNAVGRFGRVSEVASRVAGQLSGSGNSAAFKEFAWRFVNIIARALVGLGKRPDYSLIARYVINMDELFVEYAMTYFNKYQPNAAELIVKIEGGLNDKNIPMNMRGREKRVIAIEQYITVSKTYDPVLDGLRSAIRYDKTYFDKIVASLLPLLEKLTSGKTAELLAPDYTDLNDDRPIFDWQQVIRKRGVVYVGLDAMSDSEVAAAVGNSMFADLVSMAGWIYKHGLNEGLPGQATNKKTPINIHADEFNELMGDEFIPLINKGGGAGIQVTAYTQTLSDIEARIGNAAKAGQVIGNFNNLQMLRVREPKTGELLTNQLPKVNILTNTLVSGATDVADPTANTQFTSSSQDRVSQTSVPMLEPAIMTKLPKGQMFSLQEGGQLWKVRMPLPKPDPDDILPDRLQDLVNDMRKNYNANAGEWWKSSISAPSSIEGFEDLLKSYSTPPSVIDDGIDDELMFFGSQMTEQSYEATADLQD from the coding sequence ATGGCAAAAAAGCATATCTTAGAATCAAAATTAAGGCCTCCTGTAGAGTTGTATACTGCAACTGTTTGTTTTGGTAGTGCAGCACTCTGTTTGCATTCTCCTTGGGCGTTAGCATTATCACCACAAATAGGTATTTATACAGCAATAGGATTTGGTTGTTTAGGTACTATTAGAGCTAAACAAGGTTATGAAGTGCTGCGTTACCATCGTAATATAAAGCGACTGCCTACCTATGAAATGACCTCAAAGCAAATACCTATTAGCAATAAATTCTTGTTTATGGGCAAAGGTTTCATGTGGACAAGAGAGCATACGCAACGACTAATCGATTCTGATGATCCCAATGTTCAAAAATATGTTACCCCTTCAAGTTTCTTTAATTTAGCTCGCTATTTAGAGAAAAAGTTTGAAAATACCTCACTAGCACCACTGACTAAACTCACACAAACAGACCATTGGCTTAACCCTGTTAGACCATTACCACCTGTGGGGGGTAAATCAACCATACATGGTGTAGAACCCAATGAAGTAGATGCTTATTTACCATTAGGTGAAAGAGTTGGACATACAGTTGTTTTCGGAACTACTCGTGTAGGTAAAACTCGTCTATGCGAAGTTTATGTTACCCAAGATATACATCGTGGAGAAGTGGTAATTGTATTTGATCCTAAAGGTGATGCTGATCTACTGAAGCGAATGTATGCTGAATGTAAACGTGCAGGTCGTTTAAATGAATTCTATATGTTCCATCTAGGACACCCTGAAATATCAGCACGATATAATGCCGTAGGTCGTTTTGGACGTGTATCTGAAGTTGCTTCAAGGGTAGCAGGGCAACTTAGTGGATCGGGTAATAGTGCAGCGTTTAAAGAATTTGCTTGGCGATTTGTTAACATCATAGCCAGAGCACTGGTAGGTTTAGGTAAGCGTCCTGATTATTCATTAATTGCCCGTTATGTAATTAATATGGATGAACTCTTTGTTGAATATGCCATGACCTACTTCAACAAATACCAACCTAATGCTGCTGAACTAATTGTCAAAATTGAAGGAGGCCTGAACGATAAAAATATACCCATGAATATGCGTGGTCGTGAAAAACGAGTGATTGCTATTGAACAATATATCACTGTAAGCAAAACCTACGACCCTGTACTAGATGGTCTACGTTCAGCGATACGCTATGATAAAACCTACTTTGATAAGATCGTAGCTTCCTTATTGCCCCTGCTTGAAAAACTAACCTCTGGTAAAACAGCCGAACTACTAGCACCTGATTACACCGACTTAAACGATGATCGTCCAATCTTTGATTGGCAACAGGTTATTCGTAAGCGTGGTGTAGTTTATGTTGGCTTAGATGCCATGTCAGACTCAGAAGTGGCAGCAGCAGTAGGTAACTCCATGTTTGCCGACTTAGTATCAATGGCAGGGTGGATTTACAAACATGGTTTAAATGAAGGCTTACCAGGGCAAGCAACCAATAAAAAAACACCTATTAATATTCATGCAGATGAATTTAACGAATTAATGGGCGATGAATTTATACCCTTAATCAATAAGGGGGGTGGTGCAGGTATTCAAGTGACTGCCTATACACAGACACTAAGTGATATTGAAGCACGTATAGGTAATGCTGCAAAGGCAGGGCAAGTAATAGGTAACTTTAATAACTTACAAATGCTTAGAGTACGTGAACCTAAAACAGGAGAACTACTCACCAACCAACTGCCTAAAGTTAATATCCTAACCAATACATTAGTATCTGGTGCAACGGATGTGGCTGATCCAACAGCCAACACACAGTTCACATCATCCTCTCAAGATCGGGTAAGTCAAACCAGTGTACCTATGTTAGAACCTGCCATTATGACCAAACTACCTAAAGGTCAAATGTTCTCTTTACAAGAAGGTGGACAGCTTTGGAAAGTTAGAATGCCATTACCTAAACCAGATCCAGATGACATTCTGCCTGATCGTTTACAAGACCTTGTTAACGACATGCGAAAGAACTACAACGCTAATGCAGGGGAGTGGTGGAAGTCCTCTATCAGTGCACCTTCTAGTATTGAAGGCTTTGAAGATTTACTTAAATCATACAGTACACCACCTTCAGTAATAGATGATGGTATAGATGATGAGCTTATGTTTTTTGGTAGTCAAATGACTGAACAATCTTATGAAGCAACTGCTGACTTGCAAGACTAA